A single genomic interval of Antechinus flavipes isolate AdamAnt ecotype Samford, QLD, Australia chromosome 1, AdamAnt_v2, whole genome shotgun sequence harbors:
- the LOC127545756 gene encoding zinc finger protein ZFP2-like encodes MAPVLLPRKDHQESVTFEDVAVDFSLEEWGQLGPSQKELYRDVMLENYHNLVCLGLAIFKPDVINQLERGGVVWISAGDGPRSICADWDTRPETRESCLNSGLPMEAPLQERIHAGSLHVSKFGKARECCGLLEKQQSSEDKLLGHIQIFEVNNQSSEHACKKYTGGFCQGTILFPQDKLSLGKNLHHCDTEQRRVRLYSYLNKQKRISLKKMFSRYNKDEKLLNFDSDLNENHSKQNEEKAHLGNECGQTSSLNQRIPIVEKYYESNKCRKDFSQKTELIQHQRIHTREKSYSCNEYKKIYPQKADITIHNRIHTGEKLYESNDCEKTFRLKRTLTDNQNIPNIKKPYECNECGKTFSQKAGLNGHQNIHTGNNSYKCNECGKNFSQKAGLVYHLRIHTGEKLFECNECGKVFHKKIGLRSHQKIHSGEKPYQCNECGKAFSHKAGLTCHEKIHTGEKPYVCNKCGKAFSRKSVLTDHQKSHTGEKPYQCNECGKAFTRRTILTQHQKIHTGEKPYTCSECGKAFSQKIGLTCHQNIHTGEKPYECNNCGKAFSQKTGLTRHQKIHTGEKPYQCNECGKAFNQKRTLTEHKNIHTGEKPYECNECGKAFNQKNTLTEHQNIHTGEKPYECNECGKAFNQKKRLTKHQYVHTGEKPYECKECGKAFSQKRTLTEHQNIHTGEKPYECNECGKAFGQKTGLSKHQKCHTGEKPYQCNQCGKAFSRRTRLTRHQKIHTGEKPYECNECGKAFREKTSLTQHQKIHTGEKPYQCNQCGKAFSRKTILTEHQKTHRGKILLECRKAFSCKTTLEYQKFNIGDKLLEYNEPLLSEKTYY; translated from the exons ATGGCCCCTGTACTTCTGCCCAGAAAGGATCACCAG GAATCGGTGACTTTCGaggatgtggctgtggacttcaGCCTGGAGGAGTGGGGACAGTTGGGCCCATCTCAGAAGGAGCTGTACAGGGATGTGATGCTGGAAAACTACCACAACCTGGTCTGCCTGG GACTAGCGATTTTCAAACCAGATGTGATCAACCAGTTGGAGCGAGGGGGAGTGGTTTGGATTTCAGCAGGAGATGGCCCAAGAAGCATCTGTGCAG aTTGGGATACTAGACCTGAAACTAGGGAATCCTGTCTAAACAGTGGCCTCCCCATGGAAGCACCATTGCAAGAAAGAATTCATGCGGGAAGTCTTCACGTCTCCAAGTTTGGCAAAGCCAGGGAATGTTGTGGTTTATTAGAAAAACAGCAGAGTAGTGAGGATAAACTTTTAGGACAcatacaaatatttgaagtgaaCAATCAAAGTAGTGAACATGCATGTAAAAAATATACTGGAGGCTTTTGCCAAGGAACAATCCTTTTTCCACAAGATAAGTTGTCTCTTGGAAAGAATCTTCATCATTGTGACACAGAGCAAAGAAGAGTCAGATTATATTCATACttgaataaacagaaaagaatttccttgaagaaaatgttttctagatataataaagatgaaaaattacttaattttgaTTCAGACCTTAATGAAAATCATAGCAAACAGAATGAAGAGAAAGCACATTTAGGAAATGAATGTGGTCAGACTTCCTCTCTGAACCAGAGAATTCCTATTGTAGAAAAATATTATGAATCTAACAAATGTAGAAAAGATTTTAGTCAGAAGACAGAGCTCAtacaacatcagagaattcatactagAGAAAAATCTTACTCGTGTAATGAGTATAAAAAGATTTACCCACAGAAAGCTGACATTACTATCCATAatagaattcatactggagaaaaacttTATGAAAGTAATGATTGTGAAAAGACTTTCAGGCTGAAGAGAACACTTACTGACAATCAAAATATTCCTAACATCAAGAAACcatatgaatgcaatgaatgtgggaagACATTCAGTCAGAAAGCAGGACTTAATGGACATCAGAACATTCATACTGGAAATAATAGTTATAAATGTAACGAATGTGGAAAGAACTTTAGTCAGAAGGCAGGACTTGTCTATCATctgagaattcatactggagagaaactcTTTGAATGTAACGAATGTGGGAAAGTCTTCCATAAGAAGATAGGACTTAGGAGTCATCAAAAAATTCATTCTGGAGAAAAGCCATAtcagtgtaatgaatgtgggaaggccttcagtCACAAGGCAGGACTTACCTGCCAtgagaaaattcatactggagagaaaccatatgtATGTAATAAATGTGGTAAAGCTTTCAGTAGGAAATCTGTTCTTACTGACCATCAGAAAagtcatactggagagaaaccttatcagtgtaatgaatgtgggaaagccttcaccAGGAGAACAATCCTTACTCAACATcaaaaaattcatactggagagaagccttatacatgtagtgaatgtgggaaagccttcagtcaGAAAATAGGACTTACCTGCCATCAGAatattcatactggagagaaaccttatgaatgtaataatTGTGGTAAAGCCTTTAGTCAGAAGACAGGACTTACGAGGCATcaaaaaattcatactggagagaaaccatatcaatgcaatgaatgtggaaaggccttcaATCAGAAGCGAACACTTACTgaacataaaaatattcatactggagagaaaccttatgaatgtaacgaGTGTGGGAAGGCTTTCAATCAAAAGAATACACTTACTGAACACCAGAatattcatactggagagaaaccttatgaatgtaatgaatgtgggaaagccttcaatCAAAAGAAAAGACTTACTAAACATCAGTAtgttcacactggagagaaaccttatgaatgcaaagaatgtgggaaagccttcagtcaGAAGAGAACACTTACTGAACATCAGAatattcatactggagagaagccttatgaatgtaatgaatgtgggaaagcctttggTCAAAAGACAGGACTTAGTAAACATCAGAAATGTCACACCGGAGAGAAACCATATCagtgtaatcaatgtggaaaagccttcagcaGGAGGACAAGGCTTACTCgacatcagaaaattcatacaggagaaaaaccatatgaatgtaatgaatgtgggaaagctttcagaGAGAAGACAAGTCTTACtcaacatcagaaaattcatactggagaaaaaccatatcaatgtaatcagtgtgggaaGGCTTTTAGCAGGAAGACAATTCTTACTGAACATCAGAAAACCCACCGGGGAAAAATTTTGTTAGAATGTAGAAAGGCCTTCAGTTGCAAGACAACACTTGAATATCAGAAATTTAATATAGGAGATAAACTTTTGGAATACAATGAACCGCTTTTGTCAGAGAAGACATATTATTAA